DNA from Roseimicrobium sp. ORNL1:
TCGGCGAGACGCCTTTTTACATGGAGGACATCGCCACCGCGCTGAACCGGGCGGAGATCTTCATTGCCATCGGCACTTCCGGGCATGTGTACCCGGCGGCAGGTTTTGTGGAGGTGGCGAGGCAGGCTGGCGCCCGCACGATTGAGGTGAACATGGACGTGACCGCGATGTCCGATGTGTTCCAAGAGCACCGCGTCGGCAAGGCGGGAGAAAAAGTTCCCGCCCTTGTGGAGGAATTGTTAGGGAGCACTCGCGGTTGAGGCGACCCTTGCATTTGCTTTGCCTGCCGTCCGGTGCATGATGCCGAACGTATTGAGTAGCCCGATCCCGATGGATGCCCTTCGATTGCCAGGCCGTGCCTTTTTGAATTTTCTGACCTACATGGGTCAATTGATGGCCCTATTGATCGACTTGGGGGGGGCGGTGCGGACGGGAGTGTGGCGCATGAAGCTGGTGGCGCACCAGATTGTGTCCATCGGCTTCGGATCCCAAGTGGTGGTCATCGTGACCGGGGCGTTCACCGGTGCGGTGTTCACCGCACAGACGTACTTCAAATTCAAGGACTTCGGTGTGGAGTCCGGCGTGGGGGCGATTGTTTCCATCGCCATGTGCCGTGAGCTGGGGCCGGTGCTGGCGGGGCTCATGGTCACGGGCCGTGTGGGCGCGGCGATGGCGGCGGAAATCGGCACGATGAAGGTCACGGAGCAAATCGATGCCCTGCGCGCCATGGCGGTGCATCCAGTTGACTACCTCGTGCTGCCGCGGTTCATCGCCATGATGGTCTCCATGCCGCTGCTCATTGCAGAAAGCATCGTGTTCGGCCTCGTCGCCTCCTATCTGGTCACTGTGATGGGTTTTGGAGTGCCCAATGCGTGGTTCATCACGCACATCACGGAGCACACG
Protein-coding regions in this window:
- a CDS encoding ABC transporter permease; its protein translation is MALLIDLGGAVRTGVWRMKLVAHQIVSIGFGSQVVVIVTGAFTGAVFTAQTYFKFKDFGVESGVGAIVSIAMCRELGPVLAGLMVTGRVGAAMAAEIGTMKVTEQIDALRAMAVHPVDYLVLPRFIAMMVSMPLLIAESIVFGLVASYLVTVMGFGVPNAWFITHITEHTNMEDVTCGMIKGFIFGILITVISCHQGLMAENGAVGVGRGTTSAVVYSSLAILIVNFFMSILLNYFFPLGTPM